One segment of Theobroma cacao cultivar B97-61/B2 chromosome 9, Criollo_cocoa_genome_V2, whole genome shotgun sequence DNA contains the following:
- the LOC18590287 gene encoding F-box/kelch-repeat protein At3g23880, with product MIKMAETSNGTLAEQLLIDDSDVPDWLLTEILQRLPVKHIFMFKCVSKRWFTLISDPFFARSYATRINRSLSLSTSQPWNLLFRYLFEDCPIKILALSNGLLLCSESFYWQKNYYICNLLIRHEIDE from the exons ATGATCAAGATGGCAGAAACTTCGAACGGAACATTAGCAGAACAACTTTTAATTGATGACTCTGATGTTCCTGATTGGCTTTTGACCGAGATTCTTCAACGGCTGCCAGTTAAACACATCTTCATGTTCAAATGCGTGTCCAAGAGATGGTTCACCCTGATTTCTGATCCCTTTTTTGCCCGCTCTTATGCCACCAGAATCAACCGTAGCTTATCTTTGTCTACATCTCAACCATGGAACCTTCTTTTCCGGTACTTGTTTGAA GATTGCCCGATAAAGATCCTGGCATTGAGTAATGGTTTGTTGTTATGTTCTGAGAGCTTTTACTGGCAGAAAAATTACTACATTTGCAATCTACTTATCAGGCATGAAATTGATGAATAA
- the LOC18590285 gene encoding uncharacterized protein LOC18590285, with protein sequence MALRSVITALFFLLALARIELSACHVLEGKISCLDCTRDYDFSGIKVQVKCAQVKKLATANTEENGSFKVELPSDTSKTPRAETCLAKLLGGPDQLYVWKRNLVSKVVKAHELNSYTISTPLAFSTTCPLASRDAKCGAPTEIGSSKTVNLPLPPEWGLAPSSYYVPFIPIIGIP encoded by the exons ATGGCACTTCGTTCAGTGATCACCGCACTCTTCTTCCTGTTGGCTCTTGCTAGGATTGAGCTCTCAGCGTGCCATGTTCTGGAGGGCAAAATCTCCTGCCTTGATTGCACTCGTGATTACGACTTCTCAG GCATCAAGGTTCAAGTGAAGTGTGCTCAAGTGAAAAAACTGGCCACCGCAAACACAGAAGAAAATGGTTCTTTCAAGGTTGAGCTTCCATCAGACACCTCAAAGACCCCAAGAGCTGAGACTTGCCTTGCCAAGCTCCTCGGTGGTCCGGACCAGCTCTATGTTTGGAAGAGAAACCTGGTGTCAAAAGTTGTCAAGGCCCATGAATTAAACTCTTACACCATCTCCACCCCACTAGCCTTCTCTACTACATGCCCTTTGGCTTCTAGAGATGCTAAATGCGGAGCTCCAACCGAGATTGGTTCATCTAAGACAGTTAATCTGCCTCTCCCACCAGAGTGGGGCCTTGCACCATCTAGCTATTATGTTCCTTTCATCCCCATCATCGGTATCCCTTGA
- the LOC18590288 gene encoding putative protein TPRXL encodes MNNRTRPRPTMEINGPSRFRHPKSPSTDRFLGVYSHAPPFDQPSSSSAAAEELNEDDIFFSGDFSDNSNGYNSAGGFQNSLHQISPSSSPRNHKSFPHSENFGILAAIRDPSRPHFHFYQKASISTSASSSSSTTSVSSSSSSSSSRLIPSIPKPPQERIPIVSSYSSSLGRFHQSAPVNVPILAKTMGRNREFDNDYDLDVEEEREMLPPHEIVARSLAQSPMLACSVLEGVGRTLKGRDLRQVLNLIAKLK; translated from the exons ATGAACAACCGGACCCGACCCAGGCCAACAATGGAGATCAATGGACCTTCACGCTTCCGCCACCCCAAATCCCCATCAACCGACCGATTCCTCGGCGTCTACTCCCACGCGCCTCCGTTCGACCAACCTTCCTCCTCTTCCGCCGCCGCTGAAGAGCTCAATGAAGACGATATCTTCTTCTCCGGCGACTTCTCCGACAACTCTAACGGTTACAACTCCGCTGGCGGCTTCCAAAATTCCCTTCACCAAATTTCTCCTTCCTCCAGCCCCCGTAACCATAAATCCTTCCCTCACTCCGAAAACTTTGGAATCCTTGCCGCCATCCGCGACCCTTCCCGCCCGCACTTCCACTTCTACCAAAAAGCGTCAATTTCCACGTCAGCATCATCTTCCTCCTCTACCACATCAGtatcctcctcctcctcctcctcatCTTCTCGTTTAATCCCTTCGATTCCGAAACCGCCGCAAGAACGAATCCCAATCGTTTCGTCTTACTCTTCTTCTCTAGGAAGGTTTCATCAATCGGCACCGGTTAACGTGCCGATACTGGCGAAAACGATGGGGAGAAACCGAGAATTCGACAACGATTACGACTTGGACGTGGAGGAAGAACGGGAAATGTTGCCGCCGCATGAGATTGTGGCCAGGAGCTTAGCGCAGTCCCCTATGTTGGCCTGTTCGGTGCTCGAAGGCGTCGGGAGAACCCTAAAAGGGAGGGATCTTAGGCAG GTCTTAAACTTGATAGCAAAACTGAAGTAA